From one Halosimplex rubrum genomic stretch:
- a CDS encoding endo-1,4-beta-xylanase produces the protein MDSNENRESGSDRRTFLQSLAAASAAGVLGTGAASGGQTAADAYHQGLQSRLMDEEGLPEGTFVYSDTEATTLEAFSLQGGDQGTETQFDVNADVPITVGDRVAIEEDASDGYSYTYKSNITDRDFSEGDVLLAVAYMRGANAAAAEESVEVQAGFKYQFTDPDGATGYSESFIQGTERVTLGSEWQRYYFPIEVGAKPDGTDYLPYVEFWTGFGQQTVEFGGVALLDYGTQVGVGELPTTAFDYDYPGRAEDAEWRSAARDRIDELRKTDFEVTVLDGNGDPVPDADVSVEMRAHEYDWGSAIAVNQWPDGSETYRERFLDNFNKAVPENGLKVPAWEGSYGDSLDKDNTRAAIDWLLERDIPTRGHALVWSTYDWMGIDDSLSATEINEEVKRLIRDRAEEFEGELPEWDMHNHPLFYPEIWQDIGREYILEWWEAADEADPSSQMYINELNIIAGDQLTNDYYDHIEWLTDNDAGVEGIGFMSHFGLGSLTPPTELLDRFDRFGEFGVPLQLTEFDIQINDRSNENEVAAQRDYLRDVLTAAFSHEAVEGVISWGFWEDEHWRPTGAYYDSDWTIRPHGEEYRRLLFEEWWTEESGAADADGVYAGRGFEGTYEVVASEGQRIGAKTVEFTDDGASVEVRIEQASIGDVDLEVDGHTLVGDDTVDLGLSLTSESGYDLPIPEGALSFESADKDVLMIDEDGVVSVAGEGTATVTVTVTAYGDTAAASARFAARESADLGDPALSDDASDLSVADSNDNVFAAGYTSRQGDDSFFQKSEGGQAGSVTYRLADGVAAFEVDAYVNNNATDSDLAFAVSSDGETFEPVEVEPTVVEPPNDSNGYYAFWTYSQVGGLPDDAEYLRVTVPQGPEGYAMVVGAVDVWSEAVSLDVADPTGPGVVIDDLQAGATYEAPRAADVRIADDESSVASRSVTLNGDPFEGGEIVSRGRNTLDVSATNADGVTTATDFSFEVTRSDEDLIARLQPSATQGTVGERLTFQVIDTSGSGAHIDDLQWSFDDGTTASGYWNAHRYEEPGVYTVELTATNSEGETTTDRLTVYVSELEGVLAEAKPSATEAAVDERLTFAVEDTSGENRWITDLAWAFGDGESAEGWWAEHRYGSTGTYTVELTATDNLGYSTTDEVEITVS, from the coding sequence ATGGATAGCAACGAGAACCGCGAGAGCGGGAGCGACCGGCGGACCTTCCTGCAGTCGCTGGCGGCGGCCAGCGCGGCGGGGGTCCTCGGCACGGGTGCGGCATCGGGTGGACAGACAGCGGCCGACGCGTATCACCAGGGGTTGCAGTCCCGGCTGATGGACGAGGAGGGGCTGCCCGAGGGGACGTTCGTCTACAGCGACACCGAGGCGACCACGCTGGAGGCGTTCAGCCTCCAGGGCGGCGACCAGGGGACCGAGACGCAGTTCGACGTGAACGCCGACGTGCCGATCACGGTCGGCGACCGCGTCGCGATCGAGGAGGACGCGAGCGACGGCTACTCCTACACCTACAAGTCCAACATCACCGACCGCGACTTCTCGGAGGGGGACGTGCTGCTCGCGGTCGCGTACATGCGCGGCGCGAACGCGGCCGCCGCCGAGGAGTCCGTCGAGGTCCAGGCGGGGTTCAAGTACCAGTTCACCGACCCCGACGGCGCGACGGGCTACTCCGAGTCGTTCATCCAGGGGACCGAGCGGGTCACCCTCGGCAGCGAGTGGCAGCGCTACTACTTCCCGATCGAAGTGGGCGCCAAGCCCGACGGGACGGACTACCTCCCGTACGTGGAGTTCTGGACGGGCTTCGGCCAGCAAACCGTCGAGTTCGGCGGCGTCGCCCTGCTCGACTACGGCACGCAGGTCGGCGTCGGCGAGCTGCCGACGACCGCCTTCGACTACGACTACCCCGGTCGCGCCGAGGACGCCGAGTGGCGCTCGGCGGCTCGGGACCGGATCGACGAGTTGCGGAAGACGGACTTCGAGGTCACCGTCCTCGACGGCAACGGCGACCCGGTCCCCGACGCCGACGTGTCCGTCGAGATGCGGGCCCACGAGTACGACTGGGGGTCGGCCATCGCGGTCAACCAGTGGCCCGACGGCTCCGAGACCTACCGCGAACGGTTCCTCGACAACTTCAACAAGGCCGTCCCGGAGAACGGGCTGAAAGTGCCGGCCTGGGAGGGAAGCTACGGCGACTCACTGGACAAGGACAACACTCGCGCGGCCATCGACTGGCTGCTCGAACGCGACATCCCCACTCGCGGGCACGCGCTGGTCTGGTCGACCTACGACTGGATGGGCATCGACGACTCGCTGTCGGCGACGGAGATAAACGAGGAGGTCAAACGGCTGATCCGAGACCGAGCCGAGGAGTTCGAGGGCGAACTCCCCGAGTGGGACATGCACAACCACCCCCTGTTCTACCCCGAGATATGGCAGGACATCGGCCGGGAGTACATCCTCGAGTGGTGGGAGGCGGCCGACGAGGCCGACCCCTCCTCGCAGATGTATATCAACGAGTTGAACATCATCGCCGGCGACCAGCTCACGAACGACTACTACGACCACATCGAGTGGCTCACCGACAACGACGCCGGCGTCGAGGGGATCGGCTTCATGTCCCACTTCGGTCTGGGGAGTCTCACGCCGCCGACCGAACTGCTCGATCGGTTCGACCGGTTCGGCGAGTTCGGCGTCCCGCTCCAGCTCACGGAGTTCGACATCCAGATCAACGACCGCTCGAACGAGAACGAGGTGGCCGCCCAGCGCGACTACCTCCGCGACGTGCTGACGGCGGCGTTCAGCCACGAGGCCGTCGAGGGCGTCATCTCGTGGGGCTTCTGGGAAGACGAACACTGGCGGCCGACCGGCGCCTACTACGACAGCGACTGGACGATCCGGCCCCACGGCGAGGAGTACCGCCGGCTGCTGTTCGAGGAGTGGTGGACCGAGGAGTCCGGCGCGGCCGACGCCGACGGCGTCTACGCCGGTCGCGGCTTCGAGGGCACCTACGAGGTCGTCGCCAGCGAGGGCCAGCGCATCGGCGCCAAGACCGTCGAGTTCACCGACGACGGCGCGTCCGTCGAGGTCCGGATCGAGCAGGCGTCGATCGGCGATGTCGACCTTGAGGTCGACGGGCACACGCTCGTCGGCGACGACACCGTCGACCTCGGCCTGTCGCTCACCTCCGAGAGCGGGTACGACCTGCCGATCCCCGAAGGGGCACTGTCGTTCGAGAGCGCCGACAAGGACGTGCTCATGATCGACGAGGACGGTGTCGTCTCGGTCGCCGGCGAGGGGACCGCGACGGTGACGGTGACGGTCACGGCCTACGGCGACACCGCGGCGGCGAGCGCGCGCTTCGCCGCACGCGAGAGCGCGGATCTGGGCGACCCGGCGCTGTCCGACGACGCGAGCGACCTGTCGGTCGCCGACTCGAACGACAACGTCTTCGCGGCGGGCTACACCTCGCGCCAGGGCGACGACAGCTTCTTCCAGAAGTCCGAGGGCGGGCAGGCGGGGTCGGTCACCTACCGCCTCGCCGACGGCGTGGCCGCGTTCGAGGTCGACGCCTACGTGAACAACAACGCCACCGACTCCGACCTGGCGTTCGCCGTCTCCAGCGACGGCGAGACGTTCGAGCCCGTCGAGGTGGAGCCGACCGTCGTCGAGCCGCCGAACGACTCGAACGGTTACTACGCCTTCTGGACCTACTCGCAGGTCGGAGGGCTGCCCGACGACGCGGAGTACCTCCGGGTCACCGTCCCGCAGGGCCCCGAGGGCTACGCGATGGTCGTCGGCGCGGTCGACGTCTGGTCGGAGGCCGTCTCGCTGGACGTCGCCGACCCGACCGGGCCGGGGGTCGTGATCGACGACCTCCAGGCCGGCGCGACCTACGAGGCGCCTCGCGCCGCGGACGTGCGTATCGCCGACGACGAGTCGAGCGTCGCCTCGCGGTCGGTCACGCTCAACGGCGACCCCTTCGAGGGCGGCGAGATCGTCTCGCGCGGGCGGAACACCCTCGACGTGTCGGCGACCAACGCCGACGGCGTGACGACGGCGACCGACTTCAGCTTCGAGGTCACCCGGAGCGACGAGGACCTGATCGCGCGCCTCCAGCCCAGTGCGACACAGGGTACCGTCGGCGAGCGGCTGACCTTCCAGGTGATCGACACCAGCGGCTCGGGCGCCCACATCGACGACCTGCAGTGGTCGTTCGACGACGGGACGACCGCGTCGGGCTACTGGAACGCTCACCGCTACGAGGAGCCGGGCGTCTACACGGTCGAGTTGACCGCCACGAACAGCGAGGGCGAGACCACGACCGACCGGCTCACCGTCTACGTCTCCGAGCTGGAGGGCGTCCTCGCCGAGGCGAAACCGAGCGCGACCGAGGCGGCGGTCGACGAGCGACTCACGTTCGCCGTCGAGGACACCTCCGGCGAGAACCGCTGGATCACCGACCTGGCGTGGGCCTTCGGCGACGGCGAGAGCGCCGAGGGCTGGTGGGCCGAACACCGCTACGGCTCGACGGGCACCTACACCGTCGAGCTGACCGCGACGGACAACCTCGGCTACTCGACCACCGACGAGGTCGAGATCACCGTCTCCTGA
- a CDS encoding alpha-glucuronidase family glycosyl hydrolase: MQPDYDDCWLRYDEVPEGDLRASYRRLCTHAYVAEESRELGAVREELRRGLGGMLGRDPHLWQHPPRTVDGFLAVGTPGDMDVVAQAVDEAEIADLDKGGYVITTGEWEGIDTLVVTASSDRGLVYGTFHLLRLMATRESIEDVHVEEEPASPDRLINHWDNPFRGSMERGYAGQSIFDFETLPDLRERYRDYARLLASVGINGVVLNNVNTQIPGREEGNEAMEQLEGWRLLETRYLEKLTGLASLFRRYGIETYLSINFGAPEKVGDLDTSDPNDPEVEQWWAEKAEEVYDLIPDFGGFLVKADSEGQPGPYNYDADHVDGANVLARALEPHGGRVWWRAFVYGSHKDRAVQQYDTFEPLDGDFHDNVTVQVKNGPIDFQPREPISPVFGQMPETDLGLELQITGEYTGQHVHACYHVPMWKEVLEFDTDPEGHGKKVKDLFTDEGTGMAGVGGPGEDRSWTGHYLAQANLYGYGRLAWDPDLETADITDEWVKGTFGTDPDVVETVTEIMHGTWPAVIDYSTGGIGLMHMMYNGSAYLENHYDPGPEEWPGYTGITEEGIGKDRNSKGNGYAQQYPEALAELYDDPESCPEELLLFFHHLPWDHELDDGRTVVQTLYDNLYAGVEETQRLRDEWRTLEGEIDDERWRHVAERFDEQVEHAGVWRDRLSEYFYDHAGIPDEQGRVDGD, from the coding sequence ATGCAACCGGATTACGACGACTGCTGGCTCCGGTACGACGAGGTCCCCGAGGGGGATCTTCGAGCGTCGTATCGGCGACTCTGCACCCACGCGTACGTCGCCGAGGAGTCCCGCGAACTCGGCGCCGTCCGCGAGGAACTGCGACGGGGCCTCGGCGGGATGCTCGGCCGCGACCCGCACCTCTGGCAACACCCGCCCCGCACCGTCGACGGCTTCCTCGCCGTCGGGACGCCCGGGGACATGGACGTGGTGGCCCAAGCCGTCGACGAGGCCGAGATCGCCGACCTCGACAAGGGCGGCTACGTGATCACGACCGGCGAGTGGGAGGGGATCGACACGCTCGTCGTCACCGCCTCCTCCGACCGCGGGCTCGTGTACGGTACGTTCCATCTGCTGCGGCTCATGGCCACCCGAGAGTCGATCGAGGACGTTCACGTCGAGGAAGAACCCGCCTCCCCGGACCGGCTGATCAACCACTGGGACAACCCCTTCCGCGGGTCGATGGAGCGGGGGTACGCCGGCCAGTCCATCTTCGACTTCGAGACCCTGCCCGACCTGCGCGAGCGCTACCGCGACTACGCGCGCCTGCTCGCCTCCGTCGGGATCAACGGCGTCGTCCTCAACAACGTCAACACGCAGATCCCCGGCCGCGAGGAGGGCAACGAGGCGATGGAACAGCTGGAGGGGTGGCGCCTGCTCGAAACCCGGTACCTGGAGAAGCTCACCGGCCTCGCCTCGCTGTTCCGACGGTACGGCATCGAGACGTACCTCTCGATCAACTTCGGCGCGCCGGAGAAGGTCGGCGACCTGGACACCTCCGACCCCAACGACCCCGAGGTCGAGCAGTGGTGGGCCGAGAAGGCCGAGGAAGTGTACGACCTGATCCCCGACTTCGGCGGTTTCCTCGTCAAGGCCGACTCGGAGGGCCAACCCGGGCCGTACAACTACGACGCCGACCACGTCGACGGGGCGAACGTCCTCGCGCGGGCGCTCGAACCCCACGGCGGTCGCGTCTGGTGGCGCGCGTTCGTCTACGGCAGTCACAAGGACCGCGCCGTCCAGCAGTACGACACCTTCGAACCGCTGGACGGCGACTTCCACGACAACGTCACCGTCCAGGTCAAGAACGGCCCGATCGACTTCCAGCCCCGCGAGCCCATCTCGCCGGTCTTCGGCCAGATGCCCGAGACCGATCTGGGCCTCGAACTCCAGATCACCGGCGAGTACACCGGCCAGCACGTCCACGCCTGCTACCACGTCCCGATGTGGAAGGAGGTCCTGGAGTTCGACACCGACCCCGAGGGCCACGGGAAGAAAGTGAAGGATCTCTTCACCGACGAGGGGACCGGCATGGCGGGCGTCGGCGGTCCCGGCGAGGACCGCAGTTGGACCGGTCACTACCTCGCGCAGGCGAACCTCTACGGGTACGGCCGGTTGGCGTGGGATCCCGATCTGGAGACCGCCGACATCACCGACGAGTGGGTCAAAGGGACGTTCGGAACCGACCCCGACGTGGTCGAGACGGTCACGGAGATCATGCACGGCACGTGGCCGGCGGTCATCGACTACTCGACCGGGGGTATCGGCCTGATGCACATGATGTACAACGGCAGCGCCTACCTCGAAAATCACTACGACCCCGGTCCGGAGGAGTGGCCCGGCTACACCGGCATCACCGAGGAGGGCATCGGGAAGGACCGCAACTCGAAGGGCAACGGCTACGCCCAGCAGTACCCCGAGGCTCTCGCGGAGCTGTACGACGACCCCGAGTCCTGCCCGGAGGAGCTGCTCCTCTTCTTCCATCACCTGCCCTGGGACCACGAACTCGACGACGGGCGCACGGTCGTCCAGACGCTGTACGACAACCTCTACGCCGGCGTCGAGGAGACCCAGCGCCTGCGCGACGAGTGGCGCACGCTCGAAGGCGAGATCGACGACGAGCGCTGGCGTCACGTCGCCGAGCGCTTCGACGAGCAGGTCGAACACGCGGGCGTCTGGCGCGACCGACTGAGCGAGTACTTCTACGACCACGCCGGGATCCCCGACGAGCAGGGTCGCGTCGACGGCGACTGA